Proteins from one Carassius auratus strain Wakin unplaced genomic scaffold, ASM336829v1 scaf_tig00027464, whole genome shotgun sequence genomic window:
- the LOC113079224 gene encoding UPF0575 protein C19orf67 homolog, protein MANAEHAEMKSSLCEETESSQSQTELDTNTQTLEEANAMAPSFGDERCFSVEGAEGTETQDKRIMDEKISPIERQLEYLLNKADEFQTQLLWSRECLQNYGFAHVVPMFLQTCQPYFTYLESTARNSNPFRPPLSTYIRTQLLQFSQQLCSRLEQLVLLYASFSFFTLEETDPLSVK, encoded by the exons ATGGCTAACGCAGAACATGCGGAGATGAAGTCTTCACTATGCGAAGAAACGGAGTCATCCCAGTCTCAGACAGAATTAGATACGAACACACAGACTCTTGAAG AAGCCAATGCAATGGCGCCCTCGTTCGGCGATGAGAGGTGTTTCTCAGTTGAAGGTGCAGAAGGCACAGAAACTCAGGATAAGAGAATTATGGATGAAAAAATCTCTCCCATTGAAAGGCAACTTGAGTACTTGCTGAACAAGGCGGATGAGTTTCAAACACAGCTTTTATGGAG tcgAGAGTGCCTCCAGAATTATGGGTTCGCCCATGTTGTCcccatgtttttgcaaacttGTCAGCCGTACTTCACTTACCTGGAGTCCACTGCCAGAAACTCCAACCCCTTCCGTCCACCTCTGTCCACATATATACGCACACAA CTTTTGCAGTTTTCTCAGCAACTGTGTTCTCGTCTGGAACAGCTGGTGTTGCTGTACGCCTCCTTCAGTTTCTTCACACTTGAGGAAACTGATCCACTGAG